The Phragmites australis chromosome 1, lpPhrAust1.1, whole genome shotgun sequence genomic interval ACAGACAGGCCTGCGCTAAGCCGACGAACTAAGGCACAGTAGGAAAGGGGTAGGGAAAAAGGAGATAAAGAAAACGTCATCTGCAACAGCAACAAGCAAACAATGTCCTAGCATAACGATGGTCAGATCAGACGAATAGTTCAGCTCCTAGCACACACCAGCATCAGCTCTTGGCGAAGTGGTGCTTCTTGCCGCCGTCTCCccccttgctgctgctgccgccgccgccgccgcctctcttgCTCGCGTGCGCCGTCGTGTTCTTGAGTATCTGCGAGGCATCAGGGGTTCAGGGTTCAGAACAGCAGCAAGAAGAATTTTCTCATCGGATCGCGATGAAAAGTGAAACCAAAGAATCGAAGCGATTCCGCACCTGGCGGAGCGTGTTGTTCTCGTTCTGGAGCGTGGAGACCCTCTGCTCGAGCTCGGCATTGCGGACCTCGAGGTCCTTGGCCTTCGCCTCCAGCTCCGTCAGGTACGCCTTCTTACGCTCCCGTGCCTGCTGCGCCGACACGCGGTTTCGCAGCAGCCGCTTCAGCCGGTTCTGCTCCTTGTCCCCCGCGGTGCGACCGCGCTTCTTCCCCGCCGCAGGTGGCTGCCCCTGAGCCCCTCCGGTCGCCGCCTGCTGCCCCAGCTTGCCGTCCTCCTTGGTCCGCTCGTCCGCACCCGCCCCCGACGATGCCGACGCGCCGCTGCCTATCTCTGGCACCCGCCGTATCTCCTCGTCGCTCTCCACCCCTGCCACCGCACAAACACATGCACGAATCAATTCAATCTGCAGAATTTAGCGGCAAAAGGAGCAAAAAATCTCAGTTTCTGAGGGCGTGGCGCctctttgtgaaaaaaaaaggagcaaaAAAATCCAGGAGGCTGATGGATGGGCGCGAGCGCGACACCTACCTCCTTCCCTGAGGTTGTTGGGAGCGGAGCTGGAGGAGCGCTCGCTGCTGGAGGGAAGCGAGCTCGTGGTGCTCGTCTTTGCCTGCTGcttctcctgctcctgctcctgcgccgccatcctcctcttcctcctcctctctctctctcctccaagAACAGATCAAGATCTCCTTCCTCCCACTACCAGTCCTCCTCAGACTCCGCCTCCTTaacaaaaatcaaatctttGGGCACACAAGAAGGGACAAGgaacaagagggggaggaatAGGATAAAAGCAGATGCAGATCagatgagagagggagggaggagggagaggagagagaaagagtcgGTGTGCGGAACGAGGAGAAcaggagggaggagaaaaaTGGAGGTCGGTGGGGTTGGGGGGTTTTGGATGAGACGCGATCCCCGCCGTGCACGGCACCGCCATCCTACGGCTGTGACGACGGAAGCGTGGCGTCTTGCCGCACCATGCACGCCTCCACCGCATCTGACGGCGACATCTCGAACGCGTAGCTGCGTGCCCATCCCTCCGATCAAACCCACTTGTCACTTCCAATCACGCATGCCTTTTTCTTCTCACTGACTGAAGTAGGGACTAAAATTCTGTTTGGTTGGCCCTTAACTCTGTCATAATTCCTTAAAAAAACAATGTCATAATTCAATTAGGGAAATTTACACATACC includes:
- the LOC133923510 gene encoding transcription factor HY5-like — its product is MAAQEQEQEKQQAKTSTTSSLPSSSERSSSSAPNNLREGGVESDEEIRRVPEIGSGASASSGAGADERTKEDGKLGQQAATGGAQGQPPAAGKKRGRTAGDKEQNRLKRLLRNRVSAQQARERKKAYLTELEAKAKDLEVRNAELEQRVSTLQNENNTLRQILKNTTAHASKRGGGGGGSSSKGGDGGKKHHFAKS